In Chloroflexota bacterium, a single window of DNA contains:
- a CDS encoding tetratricopeptide repeat protein produces the protein MPEPVLLSPIRVIRLVAQANPREFTLLLGAGASKSSGVLLASEMIREWRQMAFEENAPKDANFEKWCAAQKEWYNQDDEYSRLFEWLYPVQRARQAYIEKKVEGAFPSWGYLYLANIVQKGYFNTIFTTNFDDLINDALTMYLGYNPVVCAADSQVMDIRITTDRAKIIKLHGDYLFQRLKNTTEELEELDPNMSAKFKEFAGECGMVVIGYAGRDLSVMRVFEQVVKDARTFPNGIYWGVRPKDNPAPRVLALATQYPKRFHLFECPDFDTFMAGLNAELKLALPRAILLPYQDVKERFDRLVEMATQNQLNDPTIKEHIQQLRDKLSLDVTKATDVADLDLLQAQLALGRRDYKTALEYVARYDRQRPNDSMALTTWGDALAVQAEEELSETVAVEAANKWKQAIQLNPKALPPRYSLARYYSRKQKIAEGIQACEELLPLVPKDEGLQRNLVMLYATAGRFDDALRHLDALIARDQKSADLHAMRATVLEQKGLIPESLQEIRRAVALNPTNAMLHFMLGNSLVRMAKWDEAAAEYNQAAQLDPRNLSYRFQLASFYWSLQKPALAVPHLEEAIKLEPNSAEAHGWLGQLYAALGNWQAAQAQTEIALRLSPQDSRLHVNAGIFYATLNRPDLAERHLNTAIQLNPAIPQPYYVLCTLYASQNRVPEYMQAFQKLQQLAPQVAQNLQMQLQATRMQPMNWQALLQQQLATWSPGQTQAPPTSGWNPAASRDRTANDIAAKWDRYLRGS, from the coding sequence ATGCCAGAACCAGTTCTGCTTTCACCGATCCGCGTTATTCGCCTTGTCGCGCAAGCCAACCCGCGCGAATTTACCTTGCTCCTCGGCGCGGGCGCGTCCAAAAGTTCCGGCGTCCTCCTCGCCTCGGAAATGATTCGCGAATGGCGACAGATGGCGTTCGAGGAGAACGCGCCCAAAGACGCGAATTTCGAAAAATGGTGCGCGGCGCAAAAAGAGTGGTACAACCAAGACGACGAGTACTCGCGCCTTTTCGAATGGTTGTATCCGGTTCAGCGCGCGCGCCAGGCGTACATCGAGAAAAAGGTCGAAGGCGCGTTTCCGAGTTGGGGCTATTTGTACCTCGCGAACATCGTGCAAAAAGGTTATTTCAATACGATCTTCACGACGAACTTTGACGACCTGATCAACGACGCGCTTACGATGTACCTGGGTTACAACCCGGTCGTCTGCGCCGCCGATTCCCAGGTGATGGACATTCGCATCACGACCGACCGCGCCAAGATCATCAAACTGCACGGCGATTATCTTTTCCAACGCTTGAAGAACACCACCGAAGAATTGGAAGAACTCGATCCGAACATGAGCGCCAAGTTCAAAGAGTTCGCCGGCGAGTGCGGCATGGTCGTGATCGGCTACGCGGGACGCGATCTGTCGGTAATGCGTGTGTTCGAGCAAGTCGTCAAAGACGCGCGTACGTTTCCGAACGGCATCTACTGGGGTGTTCGTCCGAAGGATAACCCCGCGCCGCGCGTCCTCGCGCTCGCGACCCAGTATCCCAAACGTTTTCACCTCTTCGAGTGTCCGGATTTTGACACGTTCATGGCAGGACTCAACGCCGAACTCAAACTCGCGCTGCCCCGCGCGATTCTTCTGCCGTACCAAGATGTGAAGGAACGCTTTGATCGTCTCGTGGAAATGGCGACCCAGAATCAGTTGAACGACCCGACGATCAAGGAGCACATCCAACAACTCCGCGACAAGTTGAGTCTCGACGTGACGAAGGCGACCGATGTCGCCGATCTCGATTTGTTGCAAGCGCAGTTGGCGCTGGGTCGCCGCGATTACAAAACCGCGCTCGAGTACGTCGCGCGGTACGACCGGCAACGTCCGAACGATTCGATGGCGTTGACAACCTGGGGCGATGCGCTCGCAGTGCAAGCCGAAGAAGAATTATCCGAAACCGTCGCGGTCGAAGCGGCGAACAAGTGGAAACAAGCGATTCAACTCAATCCGAAAGCATTGCCGCCGCGTTATAGTCTCGCGCGCTATTACTCGCGCAAACAAAAAATCGCCGAAGGCATCCAGGCGTGCGAGGAATTGTTGCCGCTCGTGCCGAAAGACGAGGGACTGCAACGCAACCTCGTGATGCTGTACGCGACGGCGGGACGTTTCGACGATGCGTTGCGACACCTGGATGCACTGATCGCGCGCGATCAAAAATCGGCGGACCTGCACGCGATGCGCGCGACGGTCTTGGAACAAAAAGGATTGATCCCGGAATCGCTCCAGGAAATTCGGCGCGCAGTCGCGCTCAACCCGACGAACGCGATGTTGCATTTCATGCTGGGCAACAGTCTGGTGCGAATGGCAAAGTGGGACGAAGCCGCGGCGGAATACAATCAAGCCGCGCAACTCGATCCCCGGAACCTGAGTTATCGTTTTCAACTCGCCAGTTTTTACTGGTCGCTCCAAAAGCCGGCGCTCGCCGTGCCGCACCTGGAAGAAGCGATCAAGCTCGAACCCAATTCGGCGGAGGCGCACGGCTGGCTGGGACAGCTCTATGCCGCGCTGGGAAATTGGCAAGCCGCGCAAGCGCAAACGGAAATCGCGCTTCGGCTCAGTCCGCAGGACAGCCGCTTGCACGTCAATGCCGGAATTTTTTACGCGACGCTGAACCGCCCAGACCTTGCCGAGCGACATTTGAACACGGCGATTCAACTCAACCCCGCGATTCCGCAACCGTACTATGTTTTGTGCACGCTGTATGCGTCGCAGAATCGCGTCCCGGAATACATGCAAGCGTTTCAAAAATTGCAGCAACTCGCGCCCCAGGTCGCGCAAAATTTGCAAATGCAATTGCAAGCGACGCGGATGCAACCGATGAATTGGCAAGCGCTGTTGCAACAACAACTCGCGACGTGGTCGCCAGGACAAACCCAAGCGCCGCCAACGTCCGGTTGGAATCCGGCGGCATCGCGCGACCGAACCGCGAACGATATCGCGGCGAAATGGGACCGCTACCTTCGCGGGTCTTGA
- the holA gene encoding DNA polymerase III subunit delta encodes MYYIFHGDDELARTEQVRALYAKMGDAQYADLNTARFDAKVSLGELRHACDAIPFLSDKRLVIVTGLLARLEPRRGKDDGEGDAVEEESNPDLAKSLQEYLAQLPDHARLVFIESKTLAKNNPILKYASADKHAAVREFVAPEMRNLPGWIHARVKSKGAQIEPDAVEQLAQHVGADPRLLDNEIEKLITYRGDAPIRAQDVQTLVAAVNEANIFELVDAVGKRQTKRALDLLHAHLQQNAAPQYLLTMIVRQFRMLLQMRDLAARGDTLDHTREQLHLHPFVAQKTWTQALNFSMPQLEAIYQKLLNTDLAMKTSRAEPSVALDVLIVELTR; translated from the coding sequence ATGTATTATATCTTTCACGGCGATGACGAACTGGCGCGCACCGAACAAGTCCGCGCGCTCTACGCCAAGATGGGCGACGCGCAGTACGCCGACCTGAACACGGCGCGATTCGACGCCAAGGTCTCGCTCGGCGAATTGCGACACGCGTGCGACGCGATTCCGTTTCTCTCCGACAAGCGGCTCGTGATTGTCACGGGCTTGCTCGCGCGCCTCGAACCCAGGCGCGGCAAGGATGACGGCGAAGGCGACGCGGTTGAAGAGGAATCGAACCCCGATCTTGCCAAGAGTTTGCAAGAGTACCTCGCGCAGTTGCCCGACCACGCGCGGCTCGTCTTTATCGAATCGAAAACGCTGGCGAAGAATAATCCGATTCTCAAATACGCGAGCGCGGACAAACACGCGGCAGTCCGGGAATTCGTCGCGCCCGAAATGCGAAATTTGCCGGGCTGGATTCACGCGCGCGTGAAATCCAAGGGCGCGCAGATCGAACCGGACGCGGTCGAACAACTCGCGCAACACGTCGGCGCGGACCCGCGCTTGCTCGACAATGAGATCGAAAAACTCATCACCTATCGCGGCGACGCGCCGATTCGCGCCCAGGATGTGCAGACGCTCGTCGCGGCAGTGAACGAAGCGAACATTTTCGAGTTGGTGGACGCGGTGGGCAAGCGACAAACGAAACGCGCACTCGATCTGTTGCACGCGCATCTGCAACAAAACGCCGCGCCGCAGTACTTGCTCACAATGATCGTGCGCCAATTTCGTATGCTGCTGCAGATGCGCGACCTCGCCGCGCGCGGAGATACGCTCGACCACACGCGCGAACAACTCCACTTGCATCCGTTCGTCGCGCAGAAAACCTGGACACAAGCGCTGAACTTTTCCATGCCGCAACTCGAAGCGATCTATCAGAAACTCCTCAACACCGACCTCGCGATGAAGACGAGTCGCGCCGAGCCATCGGTTGCGCTCGACGTGCTGATCGTCGAGCTGACGCGCTAA
- a CDS encoding DUF3795 domain-containing protein, which produces MNRLIAMCGLDCAACDAYLATQANDRAAQERVIAKWQQEYNLANVTLQDVTCDGCVTGGRLGGYCGKCEIRACGTARQLANCAHCNDYATCDKLVGFFAQVPIARANLDEIRRAL; this is translated from the coding sequence ATGAACCGTTTGATCGCGATGTGTGGACTGGACTGCGCCGCGTGCGATGCGTACCTCGCGACGCAGGCAAATGATCGCGCGGCGCAAGAGCGCGTGATCGCCAAGTGGCAGCAAGAGTACAACCTGGCGAACGTGACGCTGCAAGATGTGACGTGTGATGGTTGCGTGACTGGCGGACGCTTGGGCGGCTATTGCGGCAAGTGTGAAATTCGCGCGTGCGGCACGGCTCGCCAACTTGCCAACTGCGCGCACTGCAACGATTACGCAACGTGCGACAAGCTGGTTGGCTTTTTCGCGCAAGTGCCCATCGCGCGCGCCAATCTCGACGAGATTCGACGCGCGTTGTAG